One window from the genome of Streptomyces sp. NBC_01476 encodes:
- a CDS encoding cupin domain-containing protein, translated as MSDPVVIAAGQGRLFRGPTGAPMAVKIDGTMTDDAYSLIEYEHAPGAPGPPAHVHQHHEEAFRVLEGELTLDVDGRTLTLGPGEYAMVPRGAAHRPYNRGRVPVRFLFVTSPAMDGFFAEMAELNSATGGAPSVRALAELGARWDCAFVDVPGGGEGAIRIANETPPASSA; from the coding sequence ATGAGTGATCCGGTGGTGATCGCGGCGGGACAGGGCCGCCTGTTCCGCGGACCGACGGGCGCCCCGATGGCGGTGAAGATCGACGGCACGATGACGGACGACGCGTACTCGCTGATCGAGTACGAGCACGCGCCGGGCGCCCCCGGACCGCCGGCGCACGTCCATCAGCACCATGAGGAGGCGTTCCGCGTGCTGGAGGGCGAGCTGACCCTCGATGTGGACGGACGCACGCTGACCCTCGGCCCGGGCGAGTACGCGATGGTCCCGCGCGGGGCCGCGCACCGCCCCTACAACAGGGGCCGTGTCCCGGTCCGGTTCCTTTTCGTCACCTCGCCGGCCATGGACGGGTTCTTCGCGGAGATGGCCGAGCTGAACTCCGCGACGGGAGGCGCCCCGTCCGTGCGGGCGCTGGCGGAGCTGGGGGCGCGCTGGGACTGCGCCTTCGTCGATGTTCCCGGCGGAGGCGAAGGCGCCATCCGGATCGCCAACGAGACCCCGCCCGCCTCCTCCGCGTGA
- a CDS encoding carbohydrate ABC transporter permease — protein sequence MTAPHPTRLRRLPPVRRRRRRAGGPVATGLSWLYALLLAAPLYYLAVSAFKTNIEIFTRPFALPEHWLWKNFRTAWQTADLGRALLNSVLISAVAIVLTLGLALPAAFALARQDNRLARAVTGTFSAGFLIPPFAALIPTVVLAIKMDLFYTREFQMLFLPAGALPLSVLLLTQFMRTVPPELVESAALDGAGNLRLLASVFIPIAMPGVISVAILQLLTFWNEYLFSLTITGTAPDIRTAQVALPTLISDATDFGVLTAGTVLSLLPVYVAYSLASRRMQEALTAGAVKG from the coding sequence ATGACCGCCCCGCACCCCACCCGACTGCGCCGCCTCCCACCCGTACGCCGCCGCCGGCGCCGCGCCGGCGGACCGGTCGCCACCGGTCTGTCGTGGCTGTACGCCCTGCTGCTCGCGGCGCCGCTGTACTACCTGGCGGTCAGCGCGTTCAAGACCAACATCGAGATCTTCACCCGGCCGTTCGCGCTGCCCGAGCACTGGCTGTGGAAGAACTTCCGCACCGCCTGGCAGACCGCCGACCTGGGCCGGGCACTGCTCAACTCCGTGCTCATCTCCGCCGTCGCCATCGTGCTGACCCTGGGCCTCGCGCTGCCGGCCGCCTTCGCGCTGGCGCGCCAGGACAACCGGCTCGCCCGGGCGGTCACCGGTACGTTCTCCGCCGGTTTCCTCATACCGCCGTTCGCGGCACTGATCCCCACGGTCGTCCTGGCGATCAAGATGGACCTCTTCTACACGCGCGAGTTCCAGATGCTCTTCCTGCCGGCCGGCGCGCTGCCGCTGTCGGTGCTCCTGCTCACCCAGTTCATGCGCACGGTGCCGCCGGAGCTGGTGGAGTCGGCCGCTCTCGACGGCGCCGGCAACTTGCGCCTGCTCGCAAGCGTGTTCATCCCCATCGCCATGCCCGGCGTCATCAGCGTGGCGATCCTCCAACTGCTCACCTTCTGGAACGAGTACCTGTTCTCGCTCACCATCACCGGCACCGCACCGGACATCCGCACGGCGCAGGTCGCCCTCCCCACGCTGATCTCCGACGCGACCGACTTCGGAGTGCTCACCGCCGGCACCGTGCTGAGCCTGCTGCCGGTGTACGTCGCCTACTCACTCGCCAGCCGCCGTATGCAGGAAGCTCTCACCGCAGGGGCAGTCAAAGGATGA
- a CDS encoding glycosyl hydrolase 2 galactose-binding domain-containing protein, with protein MTLTTQTTTRTAARLDLGGEWELSWAGGPPEVPGAVRTATVPATVPGEVHTALLAAGLLADPDVGLGERAQSWVGHSQWVYRRHVRWSPKPGTRTDLVADGLDTVAEVHVNGRRVGTAHDQHLAYRWRVDDALRPGDNVIEVRFASAWEAARAHERAHGPLPSPYDEPYPHIRKAAANFGWDWGPHYVTAGIWRGIRLESYLGRIEHVRPLVRLADDHSAARITVHVPVDAPAGAEIRLELTDPDGRSAGSAAGPVTGDEAVTELTVADPALWWPTGLGAQPRYGLRVELVHAGVVLDAAAVRLGLRSTALDESPDALGTRWALVVNGRTVRVRGYNWIPDDTFAGRVTPERVAGRIDQAVAGNANLLRVWGGGHFATEEFLDACDERGVLVWHDFLFACAAYSEDDETAALVTREAEQAVARMASHPSLVLWCGGNETVLGRHHWGWADQLGTRGWGAAYYLDVLPGVLARLDPTRPYLPNSPWSGTLDRDPVADSHGPSHLWTPWNDADYAHYRDHDPAFVAEMGWCGPAAWTTLERVLDGEEPGPGSALTRHHLRAIDGMHKLTRGLQPHVPTPGDGADWHFATQVVQARAVSAGTEWLRSRERCAGVVVWQLNDCWPAISWSAVDSSGIEKPLWYALRRAFAPRLATLQPVQPGPTHDPTGDQGLVLALVNDSATDWHPDVRIRRVGLDGREHAGTRLRPRCRAGGLEKFALDPAVALPADPHAELLVADIDGVRTTWTYRPDRELTPARPERQVALTMADGELRVTVTAVTVLRDLCVFADRLAAPLGVAPSELTVDAALVTLLPGESHTFRITRRDGHPLPAGAPTALSGTGLLDLAVRSIEDITG; from the coding sequence ATGACACTCACCACGCAGACCACCACCCGCACCGCCGCCCGGCTCGACCTCGGCGGGGAATGGGAACTCAGCTGGGCGGGCGGCCCGCCGGAGGTGCCCGGGGCCGTACGCACCGCGACCGTCCCCGCGACCGTGCCCGGCGAAGTGCACACGGCTCTGCTCGCCGCGGGCCTGCTCGCCGATCCCGACGTCGGCCTCGGCGAGCGGGCACAGTCCTGGGTCGGCCACTCGCAGTGGGTCTACCGCCGCCACGTCAGGTGGTCACCGAAGCCGGGCACCCGGACCGATCTTGTCGCCGACGGCCTCGACACCGTCGCCGAGGTCCACGTCAACGGGCGCCGCGTCGGAACCGCACACGACCAGCACCTGGCATACCGGTGGCGGGTGGACGACGCCCTGCGGCCGGGTGACAACGTCATCGAGGTGCGCTTCGCCTCGGCCTGGGAGGCCGCCCGCGCCCACGAACGCGCGCACGGCCCGCTGCCCAGCCCGTACGACGAGCCCTACCCGCACATCCGCAAGGCCGCGGCGAACTTCGGCTGGGACTGGGGGCCGCACTACGTCACGGCGGGCATCTGGCGCGGCATCCGGCTGGAGTCCTACCTCGGCCGGATCGAGCACGTCCGGCCGCTGGTCCGCCTCGCCGACGACCACAGCGCCGCCCGGATCACCGTCCACGTACCCGTCGACGCCCCGGCAGGCGCCGAGATCCGGCTGGAGCTGACCGACCCGGACGGCCGGTCCGCCGGGTCGGCGGCCGGCCCGGTCACCGGCGACGAGGCGGTGACCGAGCTGACCGTCGCCGACCCCGCCCTGTGGTGGCCGACCGGTCTGGGCGCACAGCCCCGCTACGGGCTGCGGGTGGAACTCGTCCACGCGGGCGTCGTCCTCGACGCAGCGGCCGTCCGCCTCGGCCTGCGCAGCACGGCCCTCGACGAGTCCCCGGACGCGCTGGGCACCCGCTGGGCCCTCGTCGTCAACGGGCGGACGGTACGGGTACGCGGCTACAACTGGATACCCGACGACACCTTCGCCGGCCGCGTGACACCCGAACGCGTCGCCGGACGCATCGACCAGGCCGTCGCCGGGAACGCCAACCTGCTGCGGGTCTGGGGCGGCGGCCACTTCGCCACCGAGGAGTTCCTTGACGCCTGCGACGAGCGCGGCGTCCTGGTCTGGCACGACTTCCTCTTCGCCTGCGCCGCCTACAGCGAGGACGACGAGACGGCCGCACTCGTCACCAGGGAAGCCGAGCAGGCCGTCGCCCGGATGGCGTCCCACCCGAGCCTCGTCCTGTGGTGCGGCGGGAACGAAACGGTCCTCGGCCGCCACCACTGGGGATGGGCCGACCAGCTCGGCACGCGCGGCTGGGGCGCGGCCTACTACCTGGACGTGCTGCCCGGCGTTCTCGCCCGCCTCGACCCCACCCGCCCCTACCTGCCGAACTCGCCGTGGTCCGGCACCCTCGACCGCGACCCGGTGGCCGACTCCCACGGCCCGAGCCACCTGTGGACGCCCTGGAACGACGCCGACTACGCGCACTACCGCGACCACGACCCGGCGTTCGTCGCGGAGATGGGCTGGTGCGGCCCCGCCGCCTGGACCACCCTCGAACGCGTCCTCGACGGTGAGGAACCCGGCCCCGGCTCGGCTCTCACCCGCCACCACCTCCGCGCGATCGACGGCATGCACAAGCTCACCCGCGGCCTCCAGCCGCACGTGCCCACACCCGGGGACGGCGCCGACTGGCACTTCGCGACCCAGGTGGTCCAGGCCAGGGCGGTCTCGGCGGGCACCGAGTGGCTGCGGTCCCGGGAGCGCTGCGCCGGGGTCGTCGTCTGGCAGCTCAACGACTGCTGGCCCGCCATCAGCTGGTCGGCCGTCGACAGCTCCGGCATCGAGAAACCCCTCTGGTACGCCCTGCGCCGGGCGTTCGCCCCGCGACTGGCCACCCTCCAGCCGGTCCAGCCGGGACCCACCCACGACCCCACCGGTGACCAGGGCCTCGTCCTGGCACTCGTCAACGACTCCGCCACCGACTGGCACCCCGACGTCCGCATCCGGCGGGTCGGTCTCGACGGCCGGGAACACGCGGGGACCCGGCTCCGGCCGAGGTGCCGGGCCGGCGGCCTGGAGAAGTTCGCCCTCGACCCCGCGGTCGCTCTGCCCGCCGACCCGCACGCCGAACTGCTGGTCGCCGACATCGACGGGGTCAGGACCACTTGGACGTACCGTCCCGACCGTGAACTGACCCCCGCACGGCCCGAACGCCAGGTCGCCCTCACCATGGCCGACGGAGAACTGCGGGTGACGGTCACCGCCGTGACGGTGCTGCGCGACCTGTGCGTCTTCGCCGACCGGCTCGCCGCCCCGCTCGGTGTCGCCCCAAGCGAACTGACCGTGGACGCGGCCCTCGTCACGCTCCTTCCGGGTGAGTCCCACACCTTCCGTATCACCCGGCGCGACGGCCACCCGCTCCCGGCGGGCGCGCCCACTGCCCTGTCCGGCACCGGGCTGCTCGACCTGGCGGTCCGGTCGATCGAGGACATCACCGGCTGA